In Maridesulfovibrio bastinii DSM 16055, the genomic window AGTCTTATGCTGTATGAGCAGTTTGGAAATTTAAAATTCAAGTATCGAAATAGATCGTTTTGGTGTCGAGGCTATTATGTCGACACGGTAGGTAAAAATACTGCAAAGATAAAAGAATATATCCGGCACCAACTTGAAAGTGATAAATTGGGAGATCAATTATCTCTCCCATATCCGGGTAACCCGTTCACGGGTCGCAAGTAACAGAAATGCAGCTGTCAGACTTTTAAATATGCGCCTGTTAGGGCGCTGCTGGTAACAGAGCCTTACAGGCGCATATGAAAAACCACCGGCTATGCCGGTGGATACTTATTATGTGAAAAAAATTGTTTTACGATGCTCAGATCGTTAACTGTATATTCACCACAACTATGGATAGTGGCTGTACAGGTCTAACCTAATGTTATGAATTTGTTTAAGTCTGTCATTAGCTATAGAAAGTTAATTAACAAAAAGCCCCATATTTAGAATCAGCTAACTTAGAAATAGCTATTCCTTCCATTTCAATAAGCCATCCTGGACGGCAGACGGCTCCTTTAACCATTATCCATGCTAGAGATTCTGGAAGTGATTCCCGCAAAA contains:
- a CDS encoding IS200/IS605 family transposase is translated as SLMLYEQFGNLKFKYRNRSFWCRGYYVDTVGKNTAKIKEYIRHQLESDKLGDQLSLPYPGNPFTGRK